From the genome of Fusarium keratoplasticum isolate Fu6.1 chromosome 11, whole genome shotgun sequence, one region includes:
- a CDS encoding FAD linked oxidase domain-containing protein has product MAPQMASYQTNRTYSSKVLLPGDPEYEICRRNNPNSDTPDLFPQEIHVVHTADDVSKALKRASELGVTVGVRSGGHNLFNGHLKHGILIDTSRLNRRVEYDPLTQEINFGPAVRNDELGAALEKANRFYPHGHCPTVAVSGYHLGGGQGLAMRGFGPTCRDWLTQLEVVVPDGRVVIASPTENDDLFWAARGGGPAFPGVISKFWGRTAPSTKLWEQTITFDLGKNFKPLMKWFLAQAAKTPRLGTEINCGIAYDSKERATELPDQPPADARLLFIVMNNGIADTEPEAKSLLRAYEAIPDDLRSSVIEINNTHQISISDLFTFQNYLWTADNGEKWQLHGLCFDESVDLDRLLDIAEPRLTDIPTNHSNTLAIVCNFEPAESECAFSTPMYLYLMSFAGWQDDSSSVKLRQHFRRHYKDLLPLSSGMYACDYDVTSDESNSKPISDSALDRYLNICEKWDSQGLFPYRKLYVQTRDKMNALWGK; this is encoded by the exons ATGGCACCTCAAATGGCATCTTATCAGACCAACCGGACCTATTCCTCTAAGGTTCTCCTTCCTGGGGACCCAGAGTATGAAATTTGCCGACGAAACAATCCCAACAGCGACACTCCCGACCTCTTTCCGCAAGAAATCCACGTCGTTCATACTGCCGATGACGTATCTAAAGCGTTAAAGCGTGCCTCAGAACTCGGTGTCACTGTCGGCGTTCGCTCGGGTGGGCACAATCTTTTTAACGGTCACCTCAAACATGGTATCTTGATTGATACCAGTCGCCTGAACCGTCGAGTCGAGTATGATCCACTGACTCAGGAGATCAATTTCGGCCCTGCTGTTCGGAACGATGAGCTAGGGGCAGCCCTAGAAAAGGCAAACCGATTCTACCCACATGGCCACTGCCCTACTGTGGCTGTATCTGGATATCATCTTGGCGGCGGCCAAGGTCTAGCCATGAGAGGATTCGGCCCCACCTGCCGAGACTGGCTGACCCAGTTGGAGGTTGTCGTTCCTGATGGGCGCGTCGTCATTGCTAGTCCTACAGAGAACGATGACCTATTCTGGGCTGCACGAGGCGGTGGGCCAGCCTTTCCGGGTGTGATATCCAAGTTCTGGGGTCGCACAGCCCCTAGCACAAAGCTGTGGGAGCAAACCATCACTTTCGACCTCGGGAAAAACTTCAAACCGCTTATGAAATGGTTCTTGGCACAGGCCGCGAAAACTCCCAGACTTGGGACAGAAATCAACTGTGGGATCGCCTACGATTCCAAGGAGCGGGCTACCGAGCTACCTGATCAACCGCCAGCGGATGCCAGACTGTTGTTTATTGTGATGAACAATGGTATTGCCGACACAGAGCCCGAGGCAAAGAGCTTGTTGAGGGCGTACGAAGCGATCCCCGATGATTTGCGCTCTTCCGTCATTGAAATCAACAATACTCACCAGATCTCCATCAGCGACCTATTCACTTTCCAGAATTACCTGTGGACGGCAGACAATGGCGAAAAATGGCAGCTGCACGGCCTTTGCTTCGATGAATCGGTTGACTTGGATAGG TTGCTAGACATTGCCGAACCCAGGCTGACAGACATTCCAACTAACCACTCAAACACGCTTGCCATCGTCTGCAATTTCGAACCAGCTGAGAGCGAGTGCGCCTTCAGTACCCCGATGTATCTCTACCTGATGAGTTTCGCGGGCTGGCAAGATGATTCATCCTCGGTCAAGTTGCGGCAGCACTTCCGTCGTCACTACAAGGACCTTTTGCCTCTCTCTTCGGGCATGTATGCCTGTGACTACGACGTCACCTCTGACGAGAGCAAC TCAAAACCTATTTCAGACTCAGCTCTAGACCGGTACCTCAACATCTGCGAGAAGTGGGATAGTCAAGGCCTTTTCCCCTATCGCAAGTTGTATGTCCAGACCCGTGACAAGATGAATGCTTTGTGGGGAAAATGA
- a CDS encoding Amine oxidase — MDNLTAILSAAGAGLRDILILNMFIVDWAEDKFSKLQPAFGKLIQSDGGPGFLGSLLVPVKAMAYPNFKLEVQVIAALPDCIRNWQKELALSRNHPPTWQTTDAQEFGVAIFEAVGAFDATAADIDLKQCTWAEEDCTLEEWMARKELSPMTRTFTRLLVAILVGETAAEIGAHYFLDYIKSQSGSESLASNGPKGVQNLKIKQGTSAIASGMTSELPPGSILLNSLVASVRQDASRIIVTYSQPWWGDLGLAGQFLSFKGPICFSWDIGDPKASQYSLALFVVGLPALGFKDLPQFEQEQAVLIHPSTLVGPDSAHLANDALEVNSIVWPNEEFFHGVPISSIGPNTLSKYGQDFRAVFQNIHIGGSETPYEWKGYVEGALLAGTRVADEVAASLQDEE; from the exons ATGGATAATTTGACAGCTATCCTTTCAGCTGCCGGAGCTGGCCTGCGGGACATACTCATCCTGAACATGTTCATTGTGGACTGGGCTGAGGATAAATTCTCAAAACTTCAGCCCGCCTTTGGGAAACTGATCCAATCAGATGGCGGCCCTGGTTTCCTTGGGAGTTTGTTGGTTCCGGTCAAGGCGATGGCCTATCCAAACTTCAAGCTTGAAGTCCAAGTCATTGCGGCACTTCCAGACTGCATCCGCAACTGGCAAAAGGAGCTAGCTCTCTCACGCAACCACCCACCAACTTGGCAG ACCACCGATGCCCAAGAATTCGGGGTCGCCATCTTTGAAGCAGTTGGAGCCTTTGATGCCACAGCCGCTGATATAGACTTGAAACAGTGCACTTGGGCAGAGGAGGATTGTACGTTGGAGGAGTGGATGGCCCGTAAAGAGCTTTCTCCCATGACCCGTACCTTTACTCGACTGCTTGTCGCCATTCTTGTTGGTGAAACTGCTGCCGAGATTGGTGCTCACTATTTCCTGGACTACATCAAGTCACAGAGTGGTTCTGAGAGCCTTGCTAGTAATGGCCCAAAGGGTGTTCAGAatctcaagatcaagcaaG GAACCAGCGCCATTGCCTCGGGAATGACCTCGGAGCTACCCCCAGGTTCAATTCTCTTGAACTCACTGGTCGCTTCGGTCCGCCAAGATGCCAGCAGG ATCATCGTCACATACTCACAGCCATGGTGGGGGGACCTTGGCCTGGCGGGCCAGTTTTTGAGCTTCAAGGGACCAATCTGCTTTTCTTGGGATATCGGTGATCCCAAGGCAAGTCAATATTCTCTTGCCCTCTTTGTGGTAGGACTTCCAGCCCTTGGCTTCAAGGATCTTCCTCAATTTGAGCAAGAACAGGCCGTCCTCATCCACCCCAGCACTCTAGTTGGTCCTGACAGCGCCCACCTTGCCAACGACGCGTTAGAGGTCAACTCCATCGTGTGGCCGAATGAAGAATTCTTCCATGGCGTGCCGATTTCATCCATAGGACCAAATACCTTGTCCAAGTATGGGCAAGATTTCAGGGCCGTGTTCCAGAATATCCACATTGGGGGTAGCGAGACTCCGTATGAATGGAAGGGATACGTGGAAGGGGCGCTTCTTGCAGGAACGCGAGTGGCAGACGAAGTTGCGGCGAGTCTTCAAGACGAAGAGTAA